A genomic stretch from Helianthus annuus cultivar XRQ/B chromosome 1, HanXRQr2.0-SUNRISE, whole genome shotgun sequence includes:
- the LOC110942191 gene encoding uncharacterized protein LOC110942191 — protein MQATMSHAPRQLTASNKTKASDNKTFDFLKPSKTPKLAKPVKPVLPRAAAPIKPARPPSDSKLMAGYLAHEYLTKGTLFGQPWDPARADVVPVSGAAQLADLRKPMKQSVVSQKGKPAEPKPGDKRKFESYAQVSGILMGKNGVHIPGIVNPTQLTRFLNLQ, from the coding sequence ATGCAAGCTACGATGAGCCACGCGCCACGACAATTAACGGCTTCAAATAAGACAAAAGCCAGCGATAATAAAACGTTTGATTTTCTCAAGCCGTCTAAAACACCTAAGCTAGCCAAGCCGGTTAAGCCGGTTTTACCACGAGCTGCGGCTCCAATCAAGCCGGCTCGACCACCAAGCGATAGTAAGCTCATGGCTGGCTATCTGGCTCATGAGTACCTAACCAAAGGAACCTTGTTTGGCCAGCCGTGGGACCCGGCTCGAGCCGATGTAGTGCCTGTTTCTGGCGCGGCTCAATTAGCCGATCTTAGGAAGCCGATGAAACAGAGTGTTGTTAGCCAAAAGGGGAAGCCGGCTGAGCCGAAGCCGGGTGATAAAAGAAAGTTTGAAAGCTACGCGCAAGTGTCGGGTATTCTCATGGGTAAAAATGGAGTGCATATACCCGGCATTGTTAACCCGACCCAGTTAACCCGGTTTTTGAATCTTCAATGA